The following proteins are encoded in a genomic region of Streptomyces sp. NBC_01723:
- a CDS encoding SigE family RNA polymerase sigma factor → MRQGRADEYAEFAGARAGHLYRSACLLTAGDTHLAEDLVQETLGRLYLRWGRVARVENPAAYAQTVLTRTFLAHQRRRSSGERATDVFPDLPGAGDGDASLRLTLLDALARLPAKDRAVVVLRYWEDRSVEQTADVLGVSSAAVRTRCSRALGRLRELLGEDLSEYARP, encoded by the coding sequence ATGAGGCAGGGGCGGGCGGACGAGTACGCCGAGTTCGCGGGGGCGCGGGCCGGGCATCTGTACCGGTCCGCCTGTCTGCTCACCGCCGGGGACACGCATCTGGCCGAGGACCTGGTGCAGGAGACCCTGGGCCGGCTGTACCTGCGGTGGGGGCGGGTGGCGCGGGTGGAGAACCCGGCCGCGTACGCGCAGACCGTGCTCACCCGGACCTTTCTCGCCCATCAGCGGCGGCGCAGCAGCGGGGAGCGGGCGACGGACGTCTTCCCCGATCTGCCGGGCGCCGGTGACGGGGACGCGTCGCTGCGGCTGACGCTGCTGGACGCGCTCGCGCGGCTGCCCGCCAAGGACCGGGCCGTCGTCGTCCTGCGGTACTGGGAGGACCGGTCGGTCGAGCAGACCGCCGACGTACTCGGCGTCAGTTCGGCGGCGGTGCGGACCCGGTGTTCGCGGGCGCTCGGGCGGCTGCGGGAGCTGCTGGGCGAGGACCTGTCGGAGTACGCCAGACCCTGA
- a CDS encoding TadE/TadG family type IV pilus assembly protein, protein MSGLRTGRRDSGQVTVEFLGMIPAIVATLVVLWQLVLVGYTYTLAGNAADEAVRAATAADRGARQGACQDAGRDKLPGAWEGGAGVDCGTAGGYVTADVRIEVPILFPGTVSFPFTVHGHAGAVEEEDD, encoded by the coding sequence ATGAGCGGGTTACGGACCGGGCGCCGGGACTCCGGTCAGGTGACCGTCGAGTTCCTCGGCATGATCCCGGCGATCGTCGCCACGCTGGTGGTGCTGTGGCAGCTCGTTCTCGTGGGATACACGTACACGCTCGCGGGGAATGCTGCGGACGAGGCGGTACGGGCGGCCACGGCGGCCGACCGGGGGGCGCGGCAGGGAGCCTGCCAGGACGCAGGCCGGGACAAGCTGCCGGGCGCGTGGGAGGGGGGCGCCGGAGTGGACTGCGGCACCGCGGGCGGCTACGTCACCGCCGACGTGCGCATCGAGGTCCCCATCCTCTTCCCGGGCACCGTCAGCTTCCCGTTCACCGTGCACGGGCACGCGGGGGCGGTCGAGGAGGAGGACGACTGA
- a CDS encoding AAA family ATPase, with protein MATRILPAVGDVDAVRSLTTLLSQLPDAEPVAPVADSTQLVDTLARLAAESVDELPEVVIVHERIGPVPALELIREVALRFPAVGVILVTSDPGPGLFQAAMDYGARGLVALPLGYEELASRVQAVAQWSVGVRRHLGSGGDVFTGAGGTVVTVSGAKGGVGTTLTAIQLALAAQAAGRPTALLDMDLQAGDVASFLDVQFRRSVADLAAITDLSPRVLADAVFRHDSGIALLLAPGEGERGEEVTDRAARQIVGALRQRYEVVVIDCGAQLGGAGAAAVEMADTALLVTTPDVVAVRGAKRTVRMWDRLQIRKAEETTVVVNRHTRGTEIQPQLIQRITGTAIAGTTVPANFKELQGAVDAGRVHELDARSTVKQALWALAGELGLVGAPEEARKSHGRFRGDRGSASFRRRKDGAG; from the coding sequence ATGGCCACGAGGATCCTCCCCGCAGTCGGCGACGTGGACGCCGTACGGTCCCTCACCACCCTGCTCAGCCAGCTCCCGGACGCCGAACCGGTCGCACCTGTGGCCGACTCCACCCAGCTCGTCGACACCCTCGCCCGCCTCGCCGCCGAGTCGGTCGACGAACTGCCCGAGGTCGTGATCGTCCACGAGCGGATCGGCCCGGTGCCGGCCCTGGAGCTGATCCGCGAGGTCGCCCTCCGCTTCCCCGCCGTCGGCGTCATCCTCGTCACCTCCGACCCCGGCCCCGGCCTCTTCCAGGCCGCCATGGACTACGGCGCCCGCGGCCTGGTCGCCCTGCCGCTCGGCTACGAGGAACTCGCCAGCCGCGTCCAGGCGGTGGCCCAGTGGTCGGTGGGCGTACGCCGGCACCTCGGCAGCGGCGGCGACGTGTTCACCGGCGCCGGTGGCACCGTCGTGACCGTCAGCGGCGCCAAGGGCGGCGTGGGCACCACCCTCACCGCCATCCAGCTGGCCCTGGCCGCACAGGCGGCGGGCCGCCCCACCGCGCTGCTCGACATGGACCTCCAGGCCGGCGACGTCGCCTCCTTCCTGGACGTCCAGTTCCGCCGCTCCGTGGCCGACCTCGCCGCCATCACCGACCTCTCCCCGCGGGTCCTGGCCGACGCCGTCTTCCGGCACGACAGCGGTATCGCCCTGCTGCTGGCCCCCGGCGAGGGCGAACGCGGCGAGGAGGTCACCGACCGCGCCGCCCGCCAGATCGTCGGCGCCCTGCGCCAGCGCTACGAGGTCGTCGTCATCGACTGCGGCGCCCAGCTCGGCGGGGCCGGCGCCGCCGCCGTGGAGATGGCCGACACCGCGCTCCTGGTCACCACCCCGGACGTGGTCGCCGTACGGGGCGCCAAACGGACGGTGCGGATGTGGGACCGGCTCCAGATCCGCAAGGCGGAGGAGACGACCGTGGTCGTCAACCGGCACACGCGGGGTACGGAGATCCAGCCCCAGCTGATCCAGCGGATCACCGGCACCGCGATCGCCGGCACCACCGTCCCCGCCAACTTCAAGGAACTCCAGGGCGCCGTGGACGCCGGCCGCGTCCACGAACTCGACGCCCGGAGCACCGTGAAACAGGCCCTGTGGGCCCTCGCCGGCGAACTGGGCCTGGTCGGCGCACCCGAGGAAGCCCGCAAGAGCCACGGCCGCTTCCGCGGCGACCGCGGTTCGGCGAGCTTCCGGCGCCGGAAGGACGGTGCGGGATGA
- a CDS encoding OmpA family protein, whose amino-acid sequence MTSPPRLAAVVTLVLATTIYGNTASHADDDPNDPPGTEPSASAPMDVDPNDPDLKLPDGATLAQAKVLDIKSVVEEQSGDERREDTNTSVTLALQAEVLFGKDSAKLGAESKSRITGIAEEIKTQNATRVRVFGFTDNLGSSAHGDVLSKKRANAVHDVLSQTLNDAGITYEVRGYGEQYPIADNSTEAGRKKNRRVEVSFPRTEG is encoded by the coding sequence ATGACCTCACCCCCGCGCCTGGCAGCCGTTGTCACGCTCGTACTCGCCACGACGATCTACGGCAACACGGCTTCCCACGCCGACGACGACCCCAACGACCCCCCAGGCACCGAACCCTCCGCCTCCGCCCCCATGGACGTAGACCCCAACGACCCGGACCTGAAGCTCCCCGACGGCGCCACGCTCGCGCAGGCGAAGGTGCTGGACATCAAATCCGTCGTGGAGGAGCAGAGCGGGGACGAACGCCGCGAGGACACCAACACCAGCGTGACCCTCGCGCTCCAGGCGGAAGTCCTCTTCGGCAAGGACAGCGCCAAACTCGGCGCGGAGTCGAAGTCCCGCATCACCGGAATCGCCGAGGAGATCAAGACCCAGAACGCCACCCGCGTCCGAGTCTTCGGCTTCACCGACAACCTCGGCTCCTCAGCCCACGGCGACGTCCTCTCCAAGAAGCGGGCCAACGCCGTACACGACGTCCTGTCCCAGACCCTGAACGACGCCGGCATCACCTACGAGGTCCGCGGCTACGGCGAGCAGTACCCCATCGCCGACAACTCGACCGAGGCCGGCCGCAAGAAGAACCGCAGGGTAGAGGTCTCCTTCCCCCGCACGGAGGGATGA
- the cpaB gene encoding Flp pilus assembly protein CpaB, with amino-acid sequence MNSRQRRGIILLILSVLCALGAFAGVLSVVNDVKSKVGPEVAAYRLKSDVEPYTPLSEGQFEEVEMPERWLSKNAVTDLGQVRGKIAVTTLKAGSLLQTDMIVDQPALRPGQQEVAIMIDAATGVAGKITPGSAVNVYATFEGEREGDPAQSKIIVTNAKVIDVGELTSLEPDENSRDREPTDAVPITFALSTIDAQRITYAESFARRVRLALVAPGGDTTVPDKDRTYELAKDK; translated from the coding sequence ATGAACTCCCGTCAGCGCCGCGGCATCATCCTGCTGATCCTTTCCGTCCTCTGCGCCCTCGGCGCCTTCGCCGGCGTGCTGTCGGTCGTGAACGACGTGAAGTCCAAGGTCGGACCGGAGGTCGCCGCCTACCGGCTCAAGTCGGACGTGGAGCCCTACACGCCGCTGAGCGAGGGGCAGTTCGAGGAGGTCGAGATGCCGGAGCGCTGGCTGTCGAAGAACGCCGTCACCGACCTCGGCCAGGTCCGCGGCAAGATCGCCGTGACGACACTGAAGGCGGGCTCGCTGCTCCAGACCGACATGATCGTCGACCAGCCCGCCCTGCGGCCCGGGCAGCAGGAGGTCGCCATCATGATCGACGCGGCCACCGGCGTGGCCGGCAAGATCACGCCGGGCTCGGCCGTCAACGTGTACGCCACCTTCGAGGGCGAGCGCGAGGGCGACCCCGCCCAGTCGAAGATCATCGTCACCAACGCCAAGGTCATCGACGTCGGCGAACTCACCTCACTGGAACCCGACGAGAACAGCCGCGACCGGGAGCCCACCGACGCCGTCCCCATCACCTTCGCACTGTCCACCATCGACGCCCAGCGCATCACCTACGCCGAGTCGTTCGCCCGGCGCGTCCGGCTCGCGCTCGTCGCGCCCGGCGGCGACACCACGGTCCCGGACAAGGACCGGACGTACGAACTCGCGAAGGACAAGTGA
- a CDS encoding pilus assembly protein TadG-related protein: MRAPRRSGDAGQAFPIYITVVGGLLFLAFAYFAVGQAAATRSEAQTAADAAALAAALETRDGLADEWLENVLEPDTWLDIFEGKAPLPSGCWRAHELAARNDASVDCAPDGLLGYTVVAETNDTVGDTIVPGTESQTATETATAVIDARCSVKPLPEDSADDALPRLSCKGGEEWDLEPDDLSDLPKPEDLFDVHLADS, translated from the coding sequence TTGAGGGCCCCTCGCCGGAGTGGTGACGCGGGGCAGGCATTCCCCATCTACATCACGGTGGTGGGGGGCCTGCTCTTTCTCGCGTTCGCGTACTTCGCGGTCGGCCAGGCCGCCGCTACTCGCAGTGAGGCACAGACCGCGGCCGACGCCGCGGCTCTCGCGGCGGCCTTGGAGACCCGGGACGGCCTTGCGGACGAATGGCTCGAGAACGTCCTGGAGCCCGACACATGGCTGGACATCTTCGAGGGAAAGGCGCCGTTGCCGAGCGGGTGCTGGCGTGCCCACGAGCTGGCGGCACGCAACGACGCGAGTGTGGACTGCGCACCGGACGGACTCCTGGGCTACACAGTCGTCGCCGAGACCAACGACACCGTGGGGGACACCATCGTGCCGGGCACGGAAAGCCAGACGGCGACCGAAACCGCGACCGCCGTCATCGACGCCCGCTGCTCGGTCAAGCCGCTACCCGAAGATTCTGCCGACGACGCGCTGCCCAGGCTCTCCTGCAAGGGTGGCGAGGAGTGGGATCTGGAGCCGGACGATCTCTCGGACCTACCGAAACCCGAGGACCTGTTCGACGTCCATCTGGCCGACAGCTGA
- a CDS encoding Flp family type IVb pilin yields MTNWLHTTAAYLHSRAAARNDRGQTAVEYLGIIAVVVAIVLAITGTDIGQTIYNAIKDKITEVTGG; encoded by the coding sequence ATGACCAACTGGCTCCACACCACAGCCGCCTACCTGCACTCCCGAGCCGCCGCCCGCAACGACAGGGGTCAGACGGCTGTGGAGTACCTGGGGATCATCGCGGTGGTGGTGGCGATCGTGCTGGCGATCACGGGGACGGATATCGGGCAGACGATTTACAACGCGATCAAGGACAAGATCACCGAGGTAACCGGCGGTTGA
- a CDS encoding chitinase, whose amino-acid sequence MEPVRRPLGRRLGRRTKFWAGAVTAALALSVTAVGQASAADVNNAKNAGFEAGLSNWTCSANSGTTVSSPARTGSAALKATPAGQDNARCAQSVAVKPNSTYTLSAWVQGGYSYLGVTGTGTTDVSTWTPDSASWKQLTTSFTTGSSTTSVSVYTHGWYGQSAYHVDDLSVFGPDGGGGTDPDPTVPSAPAGLSVSGTTSSTASLAWNAVSGATGYNIYRGGTKVTAVTGTSATVTGLAAATSYSFQVTAVNAAGESAKSAAVTARTTEQGGGGGDLPKHAVTGYWQNFNNGATVQKISDVPAAYDIVAVAFADATTTPGAVTFNLDSAGLGGYTVAQFKADVRAKQAAGKKVIISVGGEKGTVSVNDSASATNFANSVYAVMQEYGFDGVDIDLENGLNATYMTQALRALSAKAGPDMILTMAPQTIDMQSTSGGYFRTALNVKDILTVVNMQYYNSGTMLGCDGKVYAQGTVDFLTALACIQLENGLDPSQVGLGLPASTRAAGGGYVAPSVVNAALDCLTKGTNCGSFKPSKTYPALRGAMTWSTNWDATSGNAWSNAVGPHVDGLP is encoded by the coding sequence GTGGAGCCCGTACGCAGACCGCTCGGCAGACGGCTCGGCAGACGGACGAAGTTCTGGGCGGGAGCCGTCACCGCGGCGCTCGCCCTCTCGGTCACGGCCGTAGGCCAGGCGTCGGCCGCCGACGTCAACAACGCGAAGAACGCCGGCTTCGAGGCCGGTCTGTCCAACTGGACCTGCTCCGCGAACAGCGGTACGACCGTCTCCTCCCCCGCACGCACGGGCTCCGCCGCGCTGAAGGCCACGCCGGCCGGGCAGGACAACGCCCGCTGTGCGCAGAGCGTCGCGGTCAAGCCCAACTCGACGTACACACTGAGCGCGTGGGTGCAGGGCGGGTACTCCTACCTGGGCGTGACGGGCACGGGCACGACGGACGTGTCCACCTGGACCCCTGACTCGGCCTCCTGGAAGCAGCTGACGACGAGCTTCACCACGGGCTCCTCGACGACCTCGGTCTCGGTGTACACGCACGGCTGGTACGGGCAGTCGGCCTACCACGTGGACGACCTGTCCGTCTTCGGCCCCGACGGTGGCGGCGGCACGGACCCCGACCCCACGGTCCCGTCGGCCCCGGCCGGCCTGAGCGTCTCCGGTACGACGTCCTCCACGGCATCGCTGGCCTGGAACGCGGTGTCGGGCGCCACCGGCTACAACATCTACCGCGGCGGTACGAAGGTGACGGCGGTGACCGGCACGTCGGCGACGGTGACCGGCCTCGCGGCCGCCACGTCGTACTCCTTCCAGGTCACGGCGGTCAACGCGGCCGGTGAGTCCGCGAAGTCGGCGGCGGTGACGGCCCGGACCACGGAGCAGGGCGGCGGGGGCGGCGACCTGCCCAAGCACGCGGTGACCGGCTACTGGCAGAACTTCAACAACGGGGCGACGGTCCAGAAGATCTCCGACGTGCCGGCCGCGTACGACATCGTCGCGGTGGCCTTCGCCGACGCGACCACGACGCCGGGCGCGGTGACCTTCAACCTGGACTCCGCGGGCCTCGGCGGCTACACGGTCGCCCAGTTCAAGGCGGACGTCCGCGCGAAGCAGGCCGCGGGGAAGAAGGTCATCATCTCGGTGGGCGGCGAGAAGGGCACCGTCTCGGTGAACGACTCGGCCTCCGCGACCAACTTCGCGAACTCGGTGTACGCCGTGATGCAGGAGTACGGCTTCGACGGCGTCGACATCGACCTGGAGAACGGCCTCAACGCGACCTACATGACGCAGGCCCTGCGCGCGCTGTCGGCGAAGGCGGGCCCGGACATGATCCTCACGATGGCCCCGCAGACCATCGACATGCAGTCCACCTCGGGCGGCTACTTCCGCACGGCGCTGAACGTGAAGGACATCCTCACGGTCGTCAACATGCAGTACTACAACAGCGGCACGATGCTGGGCTGCGACGGCAAGGTCTACGCCCAGGGCACGGTGGACTTCCTCACCGCCCTGGCCTGCATCCAGCTGGAGAACGGCCTCGACCCGTCCCAGGTGGGCCTCGGCCTCCCGGCCTCCACCCGCGCGGCGGGCGGCGGCTACGTGGCCCCGTCGGTGGTCAACGCCGCCCTGGACTGCCTCACCAAGGGCACCAACTGCGGCTCCTTCAAGCCGTCGAAGACCTACCCCGCCCTGCGCGGCGCGATGACCTGGTCCACGAACTGGGACGCGACGTCGGGCAACGCGTGGTCGAACGCGGTGGGCCCGCACGTGGACGGCCTCCCGTAG
- a CDS encoding DUF192 domain-containing protein, whose amino-acid sequence MARRLWRDGTGVLVVEGEDGGPGVRVPLEVARSYRARARGLLGRDSLDGAMLLTPASGVHTFRMRMPIDVAYLDRRFRVIAVRTMRPGRLGLPRVRSRHVLEAEAGVMAGWGVRAGARVEVLGDVGEREG is encoded by the coding sequence ATGGCGCGGCGGCTGTGGCGGGACGGGACGGGCGTGTTGGTGGTGGAGGGTGAGGATGGGGGCCCTGGAGTGCGGGTGCCGCTGGAGGTTGCCCGGTCGTACCGTGCGCGTGCCCGCGGGTTGCTGGGGCGGGATTCCCTCGACGGGGCGATGCTGCTCACTCCCGCCAGTGGCGTGCACACCTTCCGGATGCGGATGCCCATCGACGTGGCCTACCTCGACCGGCGGTTCCGTGTCATCGCCGTACGCACCATGCGGCCGGGCCGGCTGGGGTTGCCCCGGGTGCGTTCCCGGCATGTGCTGGAGGCCGAGGCCGGGGTGATGGCCGGGTGGGGGGTGCGGGCGGGGGCGCGGGTGGAGGTCCTGGGGGATGTGGGGGAACGGGAGGGGTAG
- a CDS encoding CpaF family protein yields the protein MSLRARIHSPEEHGGRGEDGHLVASYRAKLLEEIDLAEMSSLAMAERRARLERVLGHIISREGPVLSTVERSQLIRRVVDEALGLGILEPLLEDASVTEIMVNGPDAIFVERGGRVEQLPLRFASHEQLMQTIERIVSTVNRRVDESNPMVDARLPSGERVNVIIPPLSLTGATLTIRRFPRSFTLHELIGLGSLDEHMLYLLAGLVQARFNIIVSGATGTGKTTLLNALSGLIPESDRIITIEDSAELQLQQAHVIRLESRPPNVEGQGRVTIRDLVRNSLRMRPDRIVVGEVRGGESLDMLQAMSTGHDGSLATVHANSAEDALMRLQTLASMSDVEIPFVALHDQINSSVDVVVQLTRFADGARRITEIALLASHGGEPYRLATVARFNARPMTADGRVHGAYEYFPLPHRTAERLYMANQPVPQAFGVAHSLDQLTTREAR from the coding sequence ATGAGCCTGCGCGCGCGCATCCACTCGCCCGAGGAGCACGGCGGCCGGGGCGAGGACGGACACCTGGTCGCCTCCTACCGGGCCAAGCTCCTGGAGGAGATCGACCTCGCGGAGATGAGTTCCCTCGCGATGGCCGAACGCCGGGCCCGCCTGGAACGGGTCCTCGGCCACATCATCAGCCGCGAGGGCCCGGTCCTGTCCACGGTCGAACGCTCCCAGCTGATCCGCCGGGTGGTGGACGAGGCCCTCGGCCTCGGCATCCTGGAACCGCTGCTCGAGGACGCGTCCGTCACGGAGATCATGGTGAACGGCCCCGACGCGATCTTCGTCGAGCGCGGCGGCCGCGTCGAACAGCTCCCGCTCCGCTTCGCCTCCCACGAGCAGCTGATGCAGACCATCGAGCGGATCGTCTCCACGGTCAACCGCCGCGTGGACGAGTCGAACCCCATGGTCGACGCCCGCCTCCCCTCCGGCGAGCGCGTCAACGTCATCATCCCGCCGCTCTCGCTGACCGGCGCCACCCTGACCATCCGCCGCTTCCCGCGCTCCTTCACCCTGCACGAGCTGATCGGCCTCGGCTCGCTCGACGAGCACATGCTGTACCTGCTGGCCGGCCTCGTGCAGGCCCGGTTCAACATCATCGTCTCGGGCGCGACCGGCACCGGGAAGACGACGCTCCTCAACGCCCTGTCCGGCCTGATCCCCGAGTCCGACCGCATCATCACCATCGAGGACTCGGCGGAACTCCAGCTCCAGCAGGCCCACGTCATCCGCCTGGAGTCGCGCCCGCCCAACGTCGAGGGCCAGGGCCGCGTCACCATCCGCGACCTGGTCCGCAACTCCCTCCGTATGCGCCCCGACCGCATCGTCGTCGGCGAGGTCCGCGGCGGCGAGTCCCTGGACATGCTCCAGGCCATGTCGACGGGCCACGACGGTTCACTCGCCACGGTCCACGCCAACAGCGCGGAGGACGCCCTGATGCGCCTCCAGACCCTGGCCTCGATGTCGGACGTGGAGATCCCGTTCGTCGCCCTGCACGACCAGATCAACAGCTCCGTCGACGTCGTCGTCCAGCTGACCCGCTTCGCCGACGGCGCCCGCCGCATCACCGAGATCGCCCTGCTGGCCAGCCACGGGGGCGAGCCGTACCGCCTGGCCACGGTCGCCCGCTTCAACGCCCGCCCGATGACGGCGGACGGCCGCGTGCACGGCGCGTACGAGTACTTCCCCCTCCCGCACCGCACCGCCGAGCGCCTCTACATGGCCAACCAGCCCGTCCCGCAGGCCTTCGGCGTCGCCCACTCCCTGGACCAGCTCACCACCCGAGAGGCCAGGTAG
- a CDS encoding DUF5936 domain-containing protein, translating into MGPGIEWLLAFLMGAAVWGVFAGVRMYRAEAKLPDDLALALEIGSTRTGPVGSLIDRMGMRYAPAILRLMGPALVARYRRRIDLAGNPGGLTIDRYAARRAVYGFLGALGFLVFLLRGQFVVALLLLAFGAFWTEVGIWSAIRIRKDVIERTLPDFLDVLAVVVSAGLGFRQALDRVAMRYEGPWADELRITLRQMDLGMSRRQAFAELRRRNDSEQVAMFVTALQQGEELGAPIVETLVSLAKDMRRTDAQNARRKAARAVPKATMMITTFMVPATMILLGAGLILGSGTDFGTITGE; encoded by the coding sequence ATGGGACCCGGAATCGAATGGCTCCTCGCCTTCCTCATGGGCGCCGCCGTCTGGGGCGTCTTCGCGGGCGTCCGCATGTACCGGGCGGAGGCGAAACTCCCCGACGACCTCGCCCTCGCCCTGGAGATCGGCTCCACCCGCACCGGGCCGGTGGGCTCCCTCATCGACCGCATGGGCATGCGCTACGCACCCGCCATCCTGCGCCTCATGGGCCCGGCCCTGGTGGCCAGGTACCGCCGCCGGATCGACCTGGCCGGCAACCCCGGCGGCCTGACCATCGACCGCTACGCCGCCCGCCGCGCGGTCTACGGCTTCCTGGGCGCGCTGGGCTTCCTGGTCTTCCTCCTCCGCGGCCAGTTCGTGGTCGCCCTCCTCCTCCTGGCCTTCGGCGCGTTCTGGACGGAGGTCGGCATATGGTCGGCGATCCGCATCCGCAAGGACGTCATCGAGCGCACGCTGCCGGACTTCCTGGACGTACTGGCGGTCGTGGTGAGCGCGGGCCTCGGCTTCCGCCAGGCCCTGGACCGCGTGGCGATGCGGTACGAGGGCCCCTGGGCGGACGAACTCCGCATCACGCTCCGCCAGATGGACCTCGGCATGAGCCGCCGCCAGGCCTTCGCGGAGCTGCGCCGGCGCAACGACTCCGAACAGGTGGCGATGTTCGTTACGGCGCTCCAGCAGGGCGAGGAACTGGGCGCCCCCATCGTCGAGACCCTGGTCTCCCTGGCCAAGGACATGCGCCGCACCGACGCCCAGAACGCCCGCCGCAAGGCCGCGCGGGCGGTGCCCAAGGCCACGATGATGATCACGACCTTCATGGTCCCGGCCACGATGATCCTCCTCGGCGCGGGCCTGATCCTGGGTTCGGGGACGGACTTCGGAACGATCACGGGCGAGTAG
- a CDS encoding type II secretion system F family protein: MKLETLVTLTTGITLLTCVLAVVGLHSYAAGRAQRAALVERLAATGQIPVIGRRRRFPTLDRRLRRTKLGRKLELRLAATGLDVTPGEFFACMVAAVAGLWLVGQAVLAPFFGPLAGLLGIGAAVQFLNWQRQKRIEKFINQLPELARILANATQAGLALRTAIGMAAEELEAPAGEELGKVADQLAIGASMDDALGELAERLPSRELVVLVTTLVLSNRAGGQVVSALRNLTETLEERKETRREVRTQLSQVNMTSYAVPVLGVGSLFLMNGVKDGALERMTGSSIGQAAVITAFALYAVGFVLIRRLSRIDV; the protein is encoded by the coding sequence ATGAAACTGGAAACGCTCGTCACGCTCACCACCGGCATCACGCTGCTGACCTGCGTCCTGGCGGTCGTCGGCCTGCACTCCTACGCGGCAGGCCGGGCCCAGCGCGCCGCCCTGGTCGAGCGTCTCGCGGCCACCGGGCAGATACCCGTCATCGGCCGACGGCGCCGCTTCCCCACCCTGGACCGCCGCCTGCGCCGCACCAAGCTCGGCAGGAAGCTGGAACTGCGCCTGGCCGCCACCGGCCTGGACGTCACGCCCGGCGAGTTCTTCGCCTGCATGGTCGCGGCCGTCGCCGGCCTGTGGCTGGTGGGCCAGGCCGTCCTGGCCCCCTTCTTCGGCCCGCTCGCCGGACTCCTGGGCATCGGCGCCGCCGTCCAGTTCCTCAACTGGCAACGTCAGAAACGCATCGAGAAGTTCATCAACCAGCTCCCCGAACTCGCCCGCATCCTCGCCAACGCCACCCAGGCCGGCCTCGCCCTGCGCACCGCGATCGGCATGGCGGCGGAGGAGCTGGAGGCCCCGGCCGGCGAGGAACTCGGCAAGGTCGCCGACCAACTCGCCATCGGCGCCTCGATGGACGACGCCCTCGGTGAACTCGCCGAGCGCCTCCCCTCCCGCGAACTCGTCGTCCTGGTCACCACCCTCGTCCTCTCCAACCGCGCGGGCGGCCAGGTGGTCAGCGCGCTGCGCAACCTCACGGAGACGCTGGAGGAGCGCAAGGAGACCCGGCGGGAGGTCCGCACGCAACTCTCCCAGGTCAACATGACCTCCTACGCCGTCCCCGTCCTGGGCGTCGGCTCGTTGTTCCTGATGAACGGCGTGAAGGACGGCGCCCTGGAACGCATGACGGGATCCTCGATCGGACAGGCGGCGGTGATCACCGCTTTCGCCCTCTACGCGGTGGGCTTCGTCCTCATCCGCCGCCTCTCCCGCATCGACGTCTGA
- a CDS encoding TadE/TadG family type IV pilus assembly protein, translating into MAYSRGPGGGRARDRGQAAIEYLGFVPILIIVGMAVVQLGLIAYTAQQAGTAARAGARSASLQESAQGACAAAVSSWLADGTSCPPSYGGDEVTVTATVDIPSIVPGWDFDPATRTATMPLDH; encoded by the coding sequence ATGGCGTACTCCAGGGGCCCGGGCGGCGGGCGAGCGAGGGACCGGGGCCAGGCGGCCATCGAGTACCTCGGCTTCGTCCCGATCCTGATCATCGTCGGCATGGCCGTCGTACAGCTGGGCCTGATCGCCTACACCGCCCAGCAGGCCGGCACCGCGGCCCGCGCCGGGGCCCGCAGCGCCTCGCTCCAGGAGAGCGCGCAGGGCGCCTGCGCGGCGGCCGTCAGCAGCTGGCTGGCGGACGGCACCTCCTGCCCGCCGTCGTACGGCGGCGACGAGGTGACGGTCACCGCCACCGTCGACATCCCCTCGATCGTCCCCGGTTGGGACTTCGACCCCGCCACCCGGACGGCCACCATGCCGCTGGACCACTGA